One region of Bacteroidota bacterium genomic DNA includes:
- a CDS encoding PKD domain-containing protein: protein MRKFYALVCILITIQTTHTQAQTYCTPSYTGYGYWNGATNVQNTPSSFFTHIKNVTLADMNVSTAAPQGNPSSNYDDNTLETARVAKGAAYPLSIFLGNGANSQIVAVWIDYNQNGTFESTERVFSAFDQMNVGNHIAGTNITIPVNAKTGATRMRVGTVYSNTNAAANTPDPCTNNDANTTTLKWSQYFQDFTVDVFPPSAQTYKSSDVAQINFDEVTQGSTDNQILRIVVENNPGGTLSPLTIGNFNFSTLGTSNPAELSKAKLYYTGNNANFGITNQVGSAVSSPSGSFAINANQNLKQGQNYFWLVYDISSGALLGNTIDARCYSIEINSIKRIPANVNPGGNRRVGYCVSRGNQTNFIGVYSVQMGTISNSSYFQQSSGYVDYTYLSDTIDRGNAQTIGVVCGNGVNATRVRAWIDFNHNGVLDPTTEKVLDTFNFTNNQAQGSYVLLQQNFNVPSTAVCGPTRMRVSTQSYPVTAQGPCTNPIQIGEVEDYTVVIRENGQPVSEFKAGASCLGSQTDFYDRSYTFGNYNITSWRWEFGDGKVDSVNQNPSHTYASAGVYNVKLTTNTNLPGTPSVITNAVTVEKPKADFITDLNVYQVPITFNDITTGGEVIFWSWNFGDPQSGILNSTYQSQPTHTFDTAGVYIITLMVITKGGCIDSIKKTIIILQKQQPISDFTANTFNPYIYESVSLVDQSVNQPDQWKWTFSPNKISFKNSTNDTTQNPTVSFDSVTTYTVFLEAKNIAGSSTSNRQFIVKNYTSPKVGFYATPLTVKVGQQVSFIDTSLNDPTKWAWDFGDTISGSNNTSNIQFPFHTFANAGKYKISLLVQNPAGKDSIVKTQYINVTNQFNMCDNTAVVSTAYKGYIYDSGGPVSNYNDGSGCGFLIEPTCAGKIVISFTALDMQANDYVQVFDGVDATGKPLHPGLGFTGTNSPGSLTANSGSIYIKEITDGNNNSAGFAASWTAFANQKPKAKINADSVAYINSPYNLRNATQTGSGNKYQWEVDGDGVIDDTLFNTSYTYTSLGKQTIMLVATNCAGTDTVYKTINVKNPTAVPVVNFLSDQDTVYPNDPIQLTDLSTNGPTSWFWEFSPANQIFFINGDEFSQNPQIGFLTSGNYTICLTATNVIGNSVKVCKTNLVIVKELAQMCIFPYETTVAAGSLFDSGGPNSNYSDNENCTYKIGPCNSEIELKFNKFNLSNGDYIRVYDGADNTGTPLYSGLGYSGSNIPGPFLAYSGNMYIEFTSNAQGNSAGFAGEWNSKVLQAAVADFIVPTKVYNSGVTHFVNSSQNGTTYEWDFDGNGTTDSTTTNGDWKFTTTGNVDVTLTVTNCLGITFITKTISVVAPTAKPVAGFTTDFTIADTMQVITLRDTSTNGPKTWSWQITPAATVSMLNGSNDYTAVLSFSDTGDYKVCLTVSNNFGNDNVCRTAYIHVSAICRPNPTLINGVGLNRVGINNTTRTTSSIQGYTDYTNLGVVYNIERKAKTTYRLEKFDIGTNQNWRAWVDYNQDGDFDINSERVINDAPTSNQVVSGSFTVPASAKVGITRLRVAVSYNNNQNQPCNVAFGEVEDYFVLISDDKTPPVLTLIGNNPDTVEQGLTYNDPGATAIDNVDGNISANVVASSNINNQVVGSYIVKYNVKDSAGNKAAEVQRTIYVLPDNSGPSITLLGVDSQYLEVHNKYIEAGATAIDSMDGNVTNTIIISGTVDTGKLGWYPVTYTATDKSKNINTRVRMVQVGDTTRPVITLIGKDTIYIFINANFTDPGVKATDNYDVVVPASVVRTGTVNNTVKGWYQLDYNVKDKQNNAANTVSRWVNVDANAINVPTDKSFELYPNPTADKLNIQLQQNSNATRWTVYDATGKLIVNGSLRGSTQIDVTAMAKGLYHLQLIDANGHIIGSKQFVKE from the coding sequence TGATTATAATCAAAACGGCACCTTTGAAAGCACTGAACGCGTATTCTCTGCGTTCGACCAAATGAATGTAGGTAACCATATTGCCGGGACTAATATTACCATTCCTGTAAACGCAAAAACGGGTGCTACCCGAATGAGGGTGGGAACCGTATATTCAAATACCAATGCGGCAGCTAATACTCCTGACCCTTGCACCAATAACGATGCGAATACTACCACTTTAAAATGGAGCCAATACTTTCAAGATTTCACGGTAGATGTATTTCCCCCCTCAGCTCAAACCTATAAAAGCAGCGATGTGGCTCAAATAAATTTTGACGAGGTAACGCAAGGCAGTACCGATAATCAAATTCTTCGAATCGTGGTTGAGAATAATCCAGGCGGTACACTTAGCCCACTCACCATAGGCAATTTCAACTTTAGCACTTTGGGTACTTCTAACCCTGCTGAGTTGAGCAAAGCAAAATTATATTATACTGGAAACAACGCAAATTTCGGTATCACCAACCAAGTAGGAAGTGCTGTAAGCAGCCCCAGTGGTTCGTTTGCAATCAATGCCAACCAAAATTTGAAACAAGGACAAAACTACTTTTGGCTGGTATATGATATTAGTAGTGGAGCACTGCTCGGAAATACCATTGATGCCCGCTGTTATTCAATCGAAATAAACAGCATCAAACGTATCCCCGCCAATGTGAACCCTGGTGGCAACCGCAGGGTAGGATATTGTGTAAGCCGCGGTAACCAAACAAATTTTATTGGAGTTTATAGCGTGCAAATGGGTACTATTAGTAATAGCAGTTATTTCCAACAATCGTCAGGATATGTAGATTATACTTATTTGAGCGACACTATTGACCGTGGCAATGCACAAACTATTGGGGTGGTTTGCGGCAATGGTGTAAATGCTACCAGAGTAAGAGCTTGGATTGATTTTAACCATAATGGTGTATTGGATCCTACAACAGAAAAAGTATTGGATACTTTTAATTTTACTAACAATCAAGCTCAAGGTTCTTATGTATTACTGCAACAAAATTTCAATGTGCCTAGCACTGCAGTGTGCGGCCCAACCCGCATGCGTGTAAGTACACAGAGTTACCCAGTTACGGCACAAGGTCCTTGCACCAATCCTATACAAATAGGGGAAGTAGAAGATTATACAGTGGTGATAAGGGAAAATGGCCAACCCGTTTCTGAATTTAAAGCGGGGGCAAGTTGCCTCGGTAGTCAAACCGATTTTTATGATAGATCTTATACTTTTGGTAACTATAATATTACTAGCTGGCGTTGGGAGTTCGGCGATGGCAAGGTCGACAGCGTCAACCAAAACCCTTCACATACTTATGCAAGTGCGGGAGTATATAATGTGAAATTAACTACCAATACAAATTTGCCTGGCACTCCATCAGTAATTACCAATGCCGTTACGGTTGAAAAACCTAAGGCCGATTTTATTACCGACCTCAATGTATATCAAGTTCCCATTACATTCAATGATATAACAACTGGAGGTGAAGTTATTTTTTGGAGTTGGAATTTCGGTGACCCGCAATCGGGAATATTGAACAGTACCTACCAATCTCAACCTACCCACACTTTTGATACAGCAGGTGTATATATTATTACTTTGATGGTAATTACCAAAGGTGGTTGTATTGATAGCATCAAAAAAACAATTATTATATTACAAAAACAACAACCAATTTCAGATTTTACAGCCAACACTTTCAATCCATATATATATGAAAGTGTGAGCCTGGTCGACCAAAGTGTAAACCAACCCGACCAATGGAAATGGACCTTTAGCCCCAATAAAATAAGCTTTAAAAATAGTACCAATGATACCACTCAAAACCCGACTGTAAGTTTTGATTCGGTTACTACTTATACTGTATTTCTGGAAGCAAAAAATATTGCGGGGAGCAGTACGAGCAACAGGCAGTTTATAGTTAAAAATTATACCTCACCTAAAGTTGGTTTTTATGCTACACCGCTTACCGTAAAAGTAGGTCAGCAAGTTAGTTTTATAGACACCTCGCTAAATGACCCTACCAAATGGGCTTGGGATTTTGGTGATACCATTTCAGGTTCAAATAATACTTCAAATATTCAGTTTCCTTTCCACACATTTGCCAATGCAGGTAAATATAAAATATCACTCTTAGTTCAAAACCCTGCGGGCAAAGACAGTATCGTTAAAACACAATATATAAATGTAACCAACCAATTTAATATGTGCGACAATACTGCAGTGGTAAGCACTGCGTACAAAGGTTATATATATGATTCTGGAGGGCCCGTTTCAAACTATAATGATGGATCGGGTTGTGGATTTTTAATTGAACCCACTTGTGCGGGTAAAATTGTAATATCATTCACCGCACTCGATATGCAAGCCAATGACTATGTGCAAGTATTTGATGGAGTAGATGCAACAGGCAAACCATTACATCCCGGCTTAGGATTTACTGGCACCAATTCGCCCGGTTCATTAACTGCAAATAGTGGAAGTATATATATAAAAGAAATTACCGATGGCAATAATAACTCCGCTGGTTTTGCAGCATCGTGGACTGCATTTGCAAATCAAAAACCCAAAGCAAAAATCAATGCTGATAGTGTAGCCTATATCAATAGCCCATACAATTTGCGTAATGCCACTCAAACAGGTAGTGGCAATAAATACCAATGGGAAGTAGATGGCGATGGTGTAATAGATGATACATTATTCAATACTTCTTATACTTATACTAGCCTTGGCAAACAAACCATTATGTTAGTAGCTACTAACTGTGCAGGTACTGATACTGTATATAAAACCATCAATGTAAAAAACCCAACCGCTGTGCCAGTAGTTAATTTCTTATCAGACCAAGATACAGTTTACCCCAATGACCCAATACAATTAACTGACCTCTCCACCAATGGCCCTACTTCTTGGTTCTGGGAATTTTCTCCTGCAAACCAAATATTTTTTATCAATGGCGATGAGTTTTCGCAAAACCCACAAATAGGTTTCCTTACCTCTGGTAATTATACAATTTGTCTTACCGCAACAAATGTAATCGGCAACAGTGTGAAGGTTTGTAAAACCAATTTGGTTATTGTAAAAGAGCTTGCACAAATGTGTATATTCCCTTATGAAACTACGGTAGCGGCAGGTTCCCTGTTCGACTCAGGCGGCCCTAATAGCAACTATAGCGATAACGAAAATTGTACTTATAAAATTGGCCCTTGTAATAGTGAGATTGAACTGAAGTTTAACAAATTTAATTTATCTAATGGCGATTATATAAGAGTATATGATGGTGCTGACAATACTGGCACACCATTATATAGTGGACTTGGATATAGCGGTAGTAATATACCTGGGCCATTCCTAGCATACTCAGGAAATATGTATATAGAGTTTACTTCTAACGCACAGGGCAACTCCGCAGGATTTGCTGGTGAGTGGAATAGCAAAGTATTGCAAGCTGCTGTGGCCGATTTTATAGTTCCCACCAAAGTATATAATTCAGGTGTTACACACTTTGTAAATAGCAGCCAAAACGGAACTACTTATGAATGGGATTTTGATGGCAATGGAACCACCGATTCTACCACCACTAATGGCGATTGGAAATTTACGACAACGGGCAATGTTGATGTTACTTTAACAGTTACCAATTGCCTAGGTATAACATTTATTACAAAAACGATTAGTGTGGTTGCCCCTACTGCAAAGCCTGTTGCAGGTTTCACCACCGACTTCACCATTGCCGATACCATGCAAGTAATAACCTTGAGAGATACAAGTACAAATGGCCCAAAAACTTGGAGTTGGCAGATAACACCTGCAGCAACCGTTAGTATGTTGAATGGTAGCAATGATTATACTGCGGTGCTTAGCTTTAGCGATACGGGCGATTATAAAGTATGTTTAACGGTTTCAAACAATTTTGGAAACGATAATGTATGCCGCACTGCCTATATACATGTGTCTGCAATTTGCCGCCCAAATCCTACCTTAATTAATGGTGTTGGATTGAATCGTGTGGGTATTAATAATACAACCCGAACCACGAGTTCGATACAAGGGTATACCGATTATACAAACCTTGGGGTAGTATATAATATAGAACGCAAAGCAAAAACTACTTATAGACTTGAGAAATTCGATATCGGCACAAACCAAAATTGGCGTGCGTGGGTTGATTACAATCAAGATGGTGATTTTGATATAAATAGTGAGAGAGTAATTAACGATGCTCCTACTAGCAACCAAGTGGTATCGGGTAGTTTCACGGTTCCTGCCTCTGCCAAAGTTGGCATCACCCGCTTGAGGGTAGCAGTGAGTTATAATAATAACCAGAACCAACCTTGCAATGTTGCATTTGGAGAAGTGGAGGATTATTTTGTATTAATTAGTGATGACAAAACTCCACCCGTACTTACTTTGATTGGCAATAATCCTGATACCGTTGAACAGGGTCTTACTTATAATGATCCAGGTGCAACCGCTATTGATAATGTAGATGGTAATATTAGTGCCAATGTAGTTGCTTCAAGCAATATTAATAACCAAGTTGTGGGCAGCTATATAGTGAAATATAATGTGAAAGACTCTGCGGGAAATAAAGCTGCCGAAGTGCAACGCACTATTTATGTTTTGCCCGACAATAGTGGGCCTTCAATTACATTATTAGGGGTGGATAGCCAATATTTAGAAGTGCATAATAAATATATAGAAGCGGGTGCAACCGCCATCGACTCGATGGATGGAAATGTAACCAATACTATTATAATAAGTGGTACCGTGGATACGGGAAAATTGGGATGGTATCCTGTTACATACACTGCAACTGATAAGAGTAAAAATATAAACACACGCGTCCGTATGGTGCAGGTGGGCGATACTACACGTCCAGTTATAACTTTGATTGGTAAAGATACTATATATATATTCATCAATGCTAATTTTACCGACCCTGGAGTGAAAGCTACTGATAATTATGATGTCGTTGTTCCTGCTTCGGTGGTTCGCACAGGCACAGTAAACAATACAGTGAAAGGTTGGTATCAGTTGGACTATAATGTGAAAGATAAGCAAAATAACGCTGCCAATACCGTAAGTCGTTGGGTAAATGTAGATGCAAATGCGATTAATGTCCCTACAGATAAATCATTTGAATTGTATCCAAATCCTACTGCTGATAAATTGAATATACAATTACAACAAAATAGCAATGCTACACGTTGGACAGTATATGATGCCACTGGCAAATTAATAGTAAACGGAAGCTTACGTGGAAGCACACAAATAGATGTAACAGCTATGGCCAAAGGATTATATCATTTGCAATTGATCGATGCCAATGGACATATAATAGGAAGCAAACAGTTTGTGAAAGAATAA